The following is a genomic window from bacterium.
AAAAATAAGAGTAATACTTAAGAAAGATGGGAAAGAAGCGTTTACAAAGGAGTTTAGTAAATTGTTTCATATAAACGAAATATCCCCGTCAATAGAAGATGTGTTTATGAGAGCGATGGGAAATGATAAATGCTGAATAAAAAGAGAGTGGAAAAAACGTTAATCGTATATTCGTTAAAAGTTATTCGGGATATGGAGAATTTTGGATTTTAGTCCGCCTGAGGCGGACTGGATTTTGGAATGAATGAAAAAATTGTAGGGCAAGGTGGAATTTATCCCGCTCTGGCGGGAGCCTTGCGTATTTTGAATAAATACATTTATTAAGCGTTCGGTTAGTAGTGGGCAGCAAAAAATAATAACTATGGAAAAATATAGCATAAAAGTCCAAAACCTGACGAAAAAATTCGGGACGTTTACGGCGGTAGACGATATCTCCTTTAACGTAAAAGAAGGTGAAATTCTTGGATTCCTTGGACCAAATGGCGCAGGCAAAACCACGACGATAAAAGTGTTATGCGGGTTGCTTATCCCGACAAAAGGAGAAGTATCCGTAGAAAATTACGATATAAAAAAAGATGTTGAAAAAATAAAAACAATTATCGGGTATATGTCACAAAAATTCTCGTTATATACGGACCTTACTGTTTATGAAAATATAAAATTCTATGCCGGGATATATGGTGTCGATGGGGAAGAGGCAAAAATAAAAGAAATCATAGAAATGCTCGATATAGAAGAATATAAAAACACCATAACTGCCGAACTTCCCGCGGGAATTAGACAAAGAGTCGCTCTTGCAACCGCTTTTATTCATACTCCTAAAATCCTGTTCCTTGATGAACCGACTGCCGGAGTTGATCCCGTATTAAGAAGAAAATTCTGGGCAATAATAAAAAAATGGGCGCAACAAGGCACGACTATACTCGTTACTACCCATTATATGGATGAGGCGGAAAATTGTAATAGAATTGCGTTGATAAACCAGGGGAAACTTGTCGATATTGGCGAAATAGATGAAATAAAAGGGAAATTCATAAAAGGAAACATTCTATGCGTTGAACTTTCCGAAAACTATGTAAAAGAATTTAATACGCTGAAAAAAATAGAAATGCCCGTAAAAGACATATCCTTGCACGGCTCTATTGTCCATATTATACAGGATATTGATATTGAAGAAGCAAAGAAAAAAATAAAAGATTTTTGTAAAACTAAAGAAATAAAATATAAAAGTATCTTTGAAGATAACCCTTCGCTGGAAGATATCTTCATAAACCTTATCAGGAAAAAGAACTAAAAAAATGTTTATCACGAAAGTTCTAAAAACACGAAAGCACGAAGAAAAGACAGTTTTTGATGAACTCTCAAGCAAAATTATAAATTTAAATATGTTTTTCGTGACTTTCAGAATTTCTTTGTTTTTTCGTGGTAGAAGTAATAGATAAAAGGATTTAAAATGGAAAATAAATACATTACCACGAAAGTTCTAAAAACACGAAAGCACGAAGAAAAGACAGTTTTTGATGAACTCTCAAGCAAAATTATAAATTTAAATATGTTTTTCGTGACTTTCAGAATTTCTTTGTTTTTTCGTGGTAATATGTTTTTTGTGGTAAGAATAATATGAACAATGTACTTGTAAATTATTTGTTTTTCGTGTTTTCTATAATTTCTTTGTTTTTCGTGGTAGAAACTTTACAATAGAAGGTAAAATAAAATGCTAAATTTTCAGAGAATATACGCTTTATTTAAAAAAGAATTCGTGGAAATTGTAAGGGATAAACGATCTCTTGTTATAGTCTTTATAATGCCCATAGTAATGATTCTTATTTATGGCTATGCCGTAACCTTTGACATTAAAAATATTGATAT
Proteins encoded in this region:
- a CDS encoding ABC transporter ATP-binding protein; this encodes MEKYSIKVQNLTKKFGTFTAVDDISFNVKEGEILGFLGPNGAGKTTTIKVLCGLLIPTKGEVSVENYDIKKDVEKIKTIIGYMSQKFSLYTDLTVYENIKFYAGIYGVDGEEAKIKEIIEMLDIEEYKNTITAELPAGIRQRVALATAFIHTPKILFLDEPTAGVDPVLRRKFWAIIKKWAQQGTTILVTTHYMDEAENCNRIALINQGKLVDIGEIDEIKGKFIKGNILCVELSENYVKEFNTLKKIEMPVKDISLHGSIVHIIQDIDIEEAKKKIKDFCKTKEIKYKSIFEDNPSLEDIFINLIRKKN